A window from Musa acuminata AAA Group cultivar baxijiao chromosome BXJ3-10, Cavendish_Baxijiao_AAA, whole genome shotgun sequence encodes these proteins:
- the LOC135582958 gene encoding uncharacterized protein LOC135582958 produces the protein MTSPAVSITVAEAVWEQIKSSRSASDDHLSILQFLFGRNLERATRIVDQGGVRKVSAAPSGRSFFLVVGESKRKDEYICFPEHHCTCYSFFYDVVNRGEQLCCKHQIAARLAEAVGEVVEVEVSDEQLATMLSKL, from the exons ATGACATCTCCCGCCGTGAGCATTACTGTCGCAGAGGCCGTCTGGGAGCAGATCAAATCCTCACGATCAG CCTCGGACGATCACCTGTCGAT TTTGCAATTCCTCTTCGGCAGGAACTTGGAGCGCGCCACAAGGATCGTCGACCAGGGCGGCGTGCGTAAGGTCTCCGCCGCGCCCAGCGGCCGCTCCTTCTTCCTG GTTGTCGGGGAGTCAAAGAGGAAGGACGAGTATATCTGCTTCCCGGAGCACCACTGCACTTGCTATTCCTTCTTCTACGACGTCGTCAATCGTGGGGAGCAACTCTGC TGCAAGCATCAAATAGCGGCTCGACTGGCAGAAGCCGTAGGCGAGGTTGTGGAAGTGGAGGTGTCCGATGAGCAGCTAGCAACGATGCTCTCGAAGCTCTGA
- the LOC135651307 gene encoding uncharacterized protein LOC135651307 — MEKEQGFFSALKEEVVRGLSPARLRERSSGRGQSPVAEAAAMLLPRRRKAHGRHSSLTLAPDAAVLVARSVSFRETLAPLMEGPDDGGDGDVGGGQRKEGWGRWVRDQLSRAPSVTYFPSAAANASTSFRRSDLRLLLGVMGAPLAPVHVNSADLLPHLTIKDAPIEVSSAQYILQQYTAASGGLKLQRSIHNAYAMGKLRMAASEFETATKIVKNRGSSSHSPESGGFVLWQMAPGMWYVELAVGGSKVHAGSNGKVVWRHTPWLGAHAAKGPVRPLRRALQGLDPLTTASMFANARCIGEKKVNGEDCFILKLCADPQTLKARSEGPAEIIRHVLFGCFSQRTGLLVHMEDSHLTRIQANAGGDAVYWETTINSFLSDYRPVEGIMVAHSGRSDVTLFRFDETAMSHTKTRMEEEWKIEEVVFNVPGLSMDCFIPPADISCGSVSESCELPRGDRGKTGIAHQRKVAAVGKPQDASDKIIWRVKV; from the exons ATGGAGAAGGAGCAGGGTTTCTTCTCGGCTCTGAAGGAGGAAGTGGTACGGGGGTTGTCTCCTGCACGGTTGCGGGAGAGGAGCTCGGGGAGGGGCCAGTCACCGGTGGCGGAGGCCGCGGCGATGCTGCTGCCGCGGCGGAGGAAGGCTCATGGTCGCCACTCGTCGCTGACGCTGGCCCCGGACGCTGCCGTGCTGGTTGCGAGGTCCGTGAGCTTTCGGGAGACCCTTGCCCCCCTCATGGAGGGCCCCGACGATGGAGGCGACGGAGACGTCGGTGGCGGCCAGAGGAAGGAAGGGTGGGGCCGCTGGGTGCGGGACCAGCTGTCACGGGCCCCCTCCGTCACGTATTTTCCTTCCGCCGCCGCTAACGCGTCCACCTCGTTCCGCCGCTCCGACCTCCGCCTCCTTCTCGGAGTCATGGGTGCGCCGCTCGCCCCCGTTCATGTCAACTCTGCCGACCTTCTGCCTCACCTCACCATCAAGGATGCTCCCATT GAAGTCTCGTCGGCTCAGTACATACTGCAGCAGTACACGGCGGCCTCGGGGGGTCTGAAGCTCCAGAGATCCATCCACAACGCCTACGCCATGGGGAAGTTGAGAATGGCAGCGTCCGAGTTCGAGACAGCGACCAAAATCGTGAAGAACCGTGGCAGCTCATCGCACTCCCCCGAGTCTGGTGGCTTCGTCCTCTGGCAGATGGCCCCAGGAATGTGGTACGTGGAGCTCGCCGTCGGCGGCAGCAAGGTCCACGCCGGCTCCAATGGCAAGGTCGTATGGCGTCACACCCCCTGGCTCGGCGCCCATGCCGCCAAAGGCCCCGTTCGGCCCCTCCGCCGTGCCCTCCAG GGTCTTGATCCATTGACCACAGCAAGCATGTTTGCCAATGCACGTTGTATTGGGGAAAAGAAAGTCAATGGGGAGGATTGCTTCATTCTCAAGCTCTGTGCCGACCCACAGACGCTGAAAGCTCGGAGTGAAGGTCCTGCAGAGATCATTCGGCACGTCTTGTTCGGCTGCTTCAGTCAGCGGACCGGGCTTCTCGTCCACATGGAAGATTCACACTTGACTAGAATCCAAGCCAATGCCGGAGGTGATGCAGTGTACTGGGAGACCACCATTAACTCCTTCCTCAGCGACTACCGCCCCGTTGAAGGTATAATGGTTGCCCATTCGGGTCGTTCCGATGTCACTCTCTTCAGGTTCGATGAGACGGCAATGAGCCATACTAAAACTAGGATGGAGGAGGAGTGGAAGATCGAGGAAGTGGTCTTTAATGTCCCCGGCCTCTCCATGGACTGCTTCATTCCTCCTGCTGACATAAGCTGCGGTTCAGTCAGTGAAAGTTGTGAGCTTCCTCGTGGGGATAGAGGGAAGACCGGTATTGCACACCAGAGAAAGGTTGCAGCTGTTGGGAAGCCACAAGATGCGAGTGATAAGATCATTTGGAGGGTCAAAGTTTAG
- the LOC135651881 gene encoding cytochrome b5-like codes for MGGNPRVFDLSHVALHTTRNDCWLVINGQVIDVTKFLEEHPGGDEVLLEACGKDATKEFEAIGHSKAANGLLLKYKVGVMRGFKHADAAPAEDDAGEGTKARAHVMTGSAIKDDKKIRCLGAIEFVLPLVVASFAFWYRYSAGLTGMTK; via the exons ATGGGAGGAAACCCCCGAGTGTTCGACCTCTCCCATGTCGCCCTCCACACCACCAGGAACGATTGTTGGCTTGTCATCAATGGacag GTGATAGATGTGACAAAGTTCCTGGAAGAGCACCCGGGGGGGGATGAGGTGCTGCTTGAGGCGTGCGGCAAGGACGCGACCAAAGAGTTCGAGGCCATCGGGCACAGCAAGGCAGCAAACGGCCTTCTGCTCAAGTACAAGGTGGGAGTAATGCGGGGTTTCAAGCACGCCGATGCTGCCCCTGCCGAGGATGACGCCGGAGAAGGCACCAAGGCGCGAGCACATGTGATGACCGGTTCGGCCATCAAGGATGACAAAAAGATCAGATGCCTTGGGGCGATCGAGTTCGTATTGCCTCTCGTGGTTGCTTCCTTTGCTTTCTGGTATCGTTATTCTGCTGGCCTGACAGGGATGACCAAGTGA